In Microplitis mediator isolate UGA2020A chromosome 2, iyMicMedi2.1, whole genome shotgun sequence, a single window of DNA contains:
- the LOC130664078 gene encoding ragulator complex protein LAMTOR1 has protein sequence MGCCCSLFNKDSGPQGGEANERTHLLVDPVSNNTNIPRVHSDDYVNQYASSIPKKTDEQSALNRILHETAANVIDVGALDSHNLEQHEYMDRSRAYSKRIETGGVKIPQTTCCLLNDVPAPERILSSEPLAAEDQELITNMVKSAVNALNDVKVEHKEDLVVPFLS, from the exons ATGGGATGTTGCTGTAGTTTGTTTAATAAAGACAGTGGGCCGcag gGCGGCGAAGCTAATGAGAGAACTCATTTGTTAGTTGATCCTGTTAgtaataatactaatattcCACGTGTACACAG TGATGATTATGTTAATCAGTATGCGAGTTCTATTCCAAAGAAAACTGATGAACAAAGTGCTTTAAATAGAATATTACATGAAACCGCAGc aaatgtAATTGATGTTGGAGCACTGGATTCTCATAATTTGGAGCAGCATGAGTACATGGATAGATCACGAGCGTATTCTAAGAGAATAGAAACCGGTGGCGTTAAAATACCACAGACAACTTGTTGTTTACTTAATGATGTCCCAGCACCAGAAAGAATATTATCATCAGAACCACTTGCTGCTGAAGATCAAGAGCTG ATAACGAATATGGTGAAGAGTGCAGTCAATGCATTGAATGATGTCAAAGTGGAACACAAAGAAGATCTGGTGGTACCTTTTCTCTCGTGA
- the LOC130664077 gene encoding probable asparagine--tRNA ligase, mitochondrial, which yields MYRRNFLRHLSTSCGSKNQKPRNVIDKFEKIVDEGTGKRSKVQGWVKVIRKMKDKVFLEVNDGMTFEHTQVVIKKIDAPKNLSYDCSVFAAGEIAYAPNGRYEIRADEVRILGSCEADGSYPLAFKKEYILDELRQLLHLRARTRDFSSLLRLRSLASLAISKHMNQRGFINIHTPILTSNDCEGAGEVFTVVPESRQVLDSMKKSNNQPRESIYFDAPTYLTVSGQLQLETMARTLSKVYTFGPTFRAENSKSRMHLSEFYMIEAEEAFVTDIRQLTNEAELLFKAITRALVEEGASDMRAINAETPGWLDKDFRYMTYDEAVDVLEKHKDKLSVPVRRGSALSKEHELFLVNYNEGIPVFVINWPKEIKPFYMKECSDDPSKVAAMDLLAPVVGEVFGGSLREDNYQALKKKIPVNADLDWYLDLRKYGNVPTGGFGMGYERFLQVVLGIPNIRDVIPFPRWPHNCSL from the exons atgtatcgcagaaattttttacgtcaCTTATCAACGAGTTGTGGATCAAAAAATCAGAAGCCACGTAAcgtcattgataaatttgaaaaaattgttgatgaaGGGACAGGAAAGCGTAGTAAAGTACAG ggaTGGGTTAAAGTGATAAGAAAAATGAAGGACAAGGTATTTCTTGAAGTGAATGATGGCATGACATTTGAGCATACCCAggttgtaattaaaaaaatagatgcgCCCAAAAATTTGAGTTATGACTGTTCAGTATTTGCTGCTGGTGAAATAGCGTACGCACCAAATGGCAGGTATGAAATACGAGCTGACGAAGTGCGTATACTTGGATCCTGTGAAGCAGACGGTAGTTATCcactagcatttaaaaaagaGTACATACTTGATGAGTTACGTCAGCTTCTGCATCTAAGAGCTAGAACACGTGATTTTTCTAGTTTGCTGAGACTGAGAAGTTTGGCGTCCCTGGCTATCAGCAAACATATGAACCAACGgggttttataaatatacatactcCGATTTTGACGTCAAATGACTGCGAGGGTGCGGGTGAAGTCTTTACAGTAGTGCCGGAATCACGGCAAGTACTTGACAGTATGAAGAAAAGTAACAATCAGCCACGGGAGTCTATTTATTTTGATGCGCCCACATATCTTACGGTATCTGGACAACTGCAACTGGAGACTATGGCAAG gaCACTATCAAAGGTTTACACGTTTGGTCCAACGTTCAGAGCTGAAAATTCTAAGTCACGGATGCACTTGTcggaattttatatgattgAAGCTGAAGAAGCCTTCGTTACGGACATTAGGCAGCTGACTAATGAAGCCGAGTTATTATTCAAAGCAATCACCCGAGCGTTGGTGGAAGAAGGAGCTTCTGACATGCGCGCGATAAACGCCGAGACACCTGGATGGCTTGATAAAGACTTTAGGTACATGACTTATGATGAAGCGGTTGATGTTCTAGAAAAACACAAAGATAAACTCTCGGTACCAGTCAGACGTGGCAGTGCTCTGTCCAAAGAGCACGAGCTGTTTCTGGTTAACTACAATGAAGGAATACCGGTATTCGTTATCAACTGGCCGAAAGAAATAAAGCCTTTCTATATGAAAGAGTGTTCTGATGACCCGAGCAAG GTCGCTGCTATGGATCTGCTGGCGCCAGTGGTGGGGGAAGTATTCGGCGGAAGTCTAAGAGAAGACAATTATcaagcattgaaaaaaaaaataccagtGAATGCTGATCTTGATTGGTATTTAGATCTGAGAAAGTATGGGAATGTCCCGACTGGTGGATTTGGGATGGGATACGAGAGATTCCTTCAAGTCGTGCTCGGGATTCCTAACATCAGAGATGTTATTCCTTTTCCTAGATGGCCACACAATTGCAGTCTATGA